From Bombus vancouverensis nearcticus chromosome 15, iyBomVanc1_principal, whole genome shotgun sequence, the proteins below share one genomic window:
- the Rab3-GEF gene encoding rab3 GDP-GTP exchange factor isoform X1, with amino-acid sequence MDIQKKHLCPRLVDYLAIVGARLPSVSRQPVQVPELLRRYPVEDHKDFPLPLDMVYFCQPEGCTSVGPKRTALREATSFTFTLTDKDSGRTRYGICVNFYRPIERAGAAVGSGVSVKRDKYNTTFRRESWRKSMEKSTDSAFSSDYRSSAVGPSDSEKDCPSSRRDSDTSHIPSAPRLGITAPSGDSESGGSHSPSPRASRRRQRIRNHSLTSLCIISHHPFFSMFRECLFILKKIIDACNESSSPQKVGASRQTNRDTVWSVLTGQTLEGTPSIVLHDVREIETWILRLLSSPVPVPEKTRVEVEIVSQSMQPPLCFALPDHTRFSLVDFPLHLPLELLGVDICLKVLTLILLEHKIVLQSRDYNALSMSVMAFVTMIYPLEYMFPAIPLLPTCMSCAEQLLLAPTPFVIGIPATFLLFKTNFKMPDDIWLVDLDSNKINAPTGLGDQLPPLPEPEGTVLKNHLKQAMQLMDQTGSGAMASMSVPQTLSQDTSPRTSLQAPSRRESLTSHLSTLSVSSMKHRPSVDHHPSPASSPGASAASGHRRSSISQSAGSSSPQKPFSSQTMQSFNPFIYGNDVDSVDVATRVAMVRFFNSQNLLANFTEHTRTLRLYPRPVVAFQINSFLRSRPRTSHFLNKFARTQAVEFLAEWSLTPSNVAFLRVQTGVFDPAQIGDKPKWYASNLEPIYFPVWDNGSSLANALKAMKEHESQPTDESGSDSEGAESTSSSYSSLSDFVSEMVSSDLSPSYNCSHAAQPQPMSLSVDPKNVYDPPSSLRYPGVDEESTVRPESPLSTSSSHSDLSSPSFNRDSEFELNPKVQEGSQSTNDKEEGGSFESDSASTITPRTILSAQSSVGQFGVGKGRSLATPSIGDTERPATSHRTSRVSRYVVPIQPSAASLQRHPSVGNVLARTSSFGAGPFSRQTSSNSSNESESSMVSRQLSVSTSGQKQAEGLPRQASSVTGNGVLRQGSQGSLLEQIASQAKDLVRETKRQSSQDGILAQMDKLKHQAKEKITEAGEDSLFAPLEQLTQQTKKAMGEATKSVQEASKSALEASKTAAGVSKNTFDDLTYVSKSTFGDLTKSAKEVAAKKGLLKGLGDTQHSPPSPPGMLQRRDSSSTQLVASDNRGGRREIGRDFFSNISSDLNGIATQTSNMFSDLFGSKSSSSRNTGFPQSQKADKKTPLLGPFPKSKTGLVERSSLIKHSTNKANQEDIQRMQNAERSSTNSDNQAFLTDVVNQVIAGEGVGWLKLNRLKKLMEDESYRDLVVTKLNKGLHKKISPDDHIDDVCISKPVYKGMLKCLQAVAHGLGHTYNNFGLGGMASVFQLLEIAHTHYWSKDLSESGFDSSLMSQASSPFGSRENLKSPQSPVQPEFSKSDTSQLHLDMSHGHAPPANEGSQSTTDTFFDVFTKKGKFLSRLTSFDSESGRGGGTGSSEALSTDGGSIITNPAFRQAHQASFRSTVSDSEVEQGNFSRQPKQRTGSVWSSKSSLSTGFRYHGGSLVPTMAAPSPEAARTYLFEGLLGKERSSLWDQMQFWEDAFLDAVSQERDMIGMDQGPREMMERYKNLSESEKKRLEHDEDRLLCTLLHNLTAILVMLNVNKDEVKRKVRRLLGKSHIGLIYSQELNQLLDQIHNLYGNDIDLKPLTSRQMHRQSFTVHAGVDAEGDLRFLEVRHDGLVLRSVNGVIVERWWYERLVNMTYSPKNKVLCLWQRNGGQTQLHKYYTKKCKDLYYCIKDAMEKAAARGHGMNLDIELGGEFPVQDMRTGEGGLLQVCMEGVGLLFANSKFFVRLDHIRKCFTQKDGIFVLEEFNPKTRQVIQRKYKSQMAGQICYSVLCVFSYLAVGLEQRKQQQNQQQQPPRQSQPQPQQQQQQPQQHQQQPQRQQPQSQQRQQPQQKQQYQQHQQTQQRAQYQQQRQQQQQQPQTQQHSGSNVGQPNQGHRNAHLDSFPKHH; translated from the exons ATGGATATACAGAAGAAGCACTTGTGCCCCCGCTTGGTGGATTATCTCGCCATTGTGGGGGCCAGACTGCCCTCAGTCTCTCGCCAGCCTGTGCAG GTTCCAGAGTTGCTGCGACGATATCCAGTGGAAGATCACAAAGATTTTCCATTGCCGCTGGACATGGTTTATTTCTGTCAACCCGAGGGTTGCACCAGCGTGGGCCCAAAACGCACAGCCTTACGAGAAGCCACATCCTTCACTTTCACCCTCACGGACAAAGACTCCG GGAGAACTCGCTATGGTATCTGCGTGAATTTTTATCGACCAATAGAAAGGGCGGGAGCTGCGGTCGGGAGTGGAGTGTCGGTGAAAAGGGACAAGTACAATACGACGTTTCGAAGAGAGAGTTGGAGGAAAAGCATGGAAAAGAGCACGGATTCTGCCTTTTCTAG CGACTATAGGAGCAGTGCAGTGGGCCCTAGCGACTCAGAAAAAGATTGCCCGAGCAGCAGAAGGGACTCTGACACTTCGCATATACCGAGTGCACCGAGATTAGGTATCACTGCACCGAGTGGAGATAGTGAAAGTGGAGGAAGCCATTCACCGTCTCCACGAGCTTCACGCAGACGACAG AGGATACGAAATCATTCGCTGACGTCGTTATGTATCATTTCCCATCATCCGTTCTTTTCGATGTTCCGGGAATGCCTTTTCATTTTGAAGAAGATCATCGATGCGTGTAACGAGAGTTCCTCGCCGCAGAAAGTCGGTGCTTCCCGGCAGACCAACAG AGACACCGTGTGGAGCGTTTTAACGGGACAAACACTGGAAGGAACACCATCGATAGTGCTACACGATGTCCGAGAGATCGAGACGTGGATATTGCGATTGTTAAGCAGCCCTGTACCTGTTCCGGAAAAGACACGCGTCGAGGTCGAGATCGTGTCGCAAAGTATGCAGCCACCACTCTGTTTTGCACTCCCAGACCACACTAGATTTTCTCTCGTTGATTTCCCTCTGCATCTACCCCTGGAACTTCTTGGCGTTGACATATGCTTGAAGGTCCTCACGTTGATTCTCTTGGAGCACAAG ATCGTGTTGCAATCCCGCGACTACAATGCCCTGTCGATGTCCGTAATGGCGTTCGTAACGATGATTTATCCTCTGGAGTATATGTTCCCCGCGATACCATTGTTACCCACGTGCATGAGCTGCGCGGAACAGTTGTTGCTTGCACCTACACCATTTGTTATCGGAATACCCGCTACTTTTTTATTGTTCAAAACGAACTTTAAAATGCCCGATGACATTTGGCTAGTGGATCTAGACAGCAATAAAATAAACGCACCTACTGGTCTGGGTGATCAATTGCCCCCATTACCCGAACCAGAAGGCACCGTACTAAAGAACCACTTGAAACAG GCAATGCAACTGATGGACCAAACCGGCTCTGgt GCAATGGCTAGTATGTCAGTTCCGCAAACACTTTCGCAAGACACTTCTCCGAGGACTTCTCTGCAAGCCCCAAGTAGAAGGGAGAGCCTAACTTCTCATTTGTCCACTTTAAG TGTGTCGTCAATGAAGCACAGACCTAGCGTCGACCATCATCCGAGTCCAGCGAGTTCTCCAGGAGCCAGCGCGGCTTCCGGTCATCGTCGCTCCTCCATATCTCAGTCGGCGGGTTCTTCGTCACCTCAAAAACCATTCTCTTCCCAAACCATGCAATCTTTCAACCCATTCATTTATGGAAACGACGTGGACTCTGTAGACGTGGCTACGAGAGTGGCCATGGTGCGTTTCTTCAACTCTCAGAACCTTCTGGCGAACTTCACCGAGCATACGAGGACACTCAGGCTATATCCGAGGCCTGTAGTCGCCTTTCAGATCAATTCTTTTCTCCGATCAAGGCCACGGACCAGTCATTTCTTGAATAAGTTCGCTAGAACTCAGGCGGTGGAATTTTTGGCTGAATGGTCGCTCACTCCGAGCAACGTGGCGTTCTTGAGAGTGCAAACAGGGGTGTTTGACCCAGCTCAAATCGGAGACAAGCCAAAGTGGTACGCCTCGAATTTAGAACCTATTTATTTCCCTGTTTGGGACAACGGTAGCTCGTTGGCGAACGCTTTGAAGGCAATGAAGGAACACGAGAGTCAACCGACTGACGAAAGCGGGTCTGACTCGGAAGGTGCTGAGAGTACGAGTTCCTCTTATTCGTCGCTGAGCGATTTTGTATCCGAGATGGTGTCGTCCGACTTGTCTCCAA GTTACAATTGTTCACACGCGGCGCAGCCTCAACCAATGTCCCTGTCCGTGGACCCAAAGAACGTTTACGATCCACCCAGTTCATTGCGATATCCTGGAGTGGACGAAGAATCGACAGTGAGGCCAGAAAGTCCTTTGAGCACTTCCTCCAGTCACAGTGATCTAAGTAGTCCTAGTTTCAACAGGGACTCCGAGTTCGAGTTAAACCCCAAAGTTCAAGAAGGTTCACAGTCAACCAAT GATAAAGAGGAGGGTGGTAGCTTTGAGTCAGACTCAGCGTCCACGATAACACCACGCACAATCCTGAGCGCACAAAGTTCAGTAGGACAGTTTGGAGTAGGGAAGGGGCGTTCTTTAGCGACTCCGAGCATCGGCGACACCGAACGTCCTGCCACATCCCACAGGACTTCTCGCGTCAGTAGATATGTCGTTCCT ATTCAACCAAGTGCGGCAAGTCTGCAGCGTCACCCAAGTGTGGGTAACGTTTTAGCAAGGACGTCGAGCTTTGGAGCAGGACCATTTTCCCGACAGACGAGTAGTAACAGTAGCAACGAAAGTGAATCGTCGATGGTTTCTCGACAATTATCTGTGAGTACTAGTGGACAGAAGCAGGCCGAAGGTTTACCAAGACAAGCTTCCAGTGTGACTGGAAATGGTGTGTTAAGACAAGGTTCTCAAGGATCGTTGTTAGAACAAATAGCGAGCCAGGCGAAGGATTTGGTCCGTGAAACTAAGAGACAGAGCAGCCAGGATGGAATTCTTGCTCAGATGGATAAG TTGAAACATCAGGCGAAGGAGAAGATTACAGAGGCCGGTGAAGATAGTCTCTTCGCGCCATTGGAACAA TTGACGCAACAGACGAAGAAAGCCATGGGGGAGGCAACAAAATCTGTTCAAGAAGCTTCGAAGAGCGCTTTGGAAGCTAGTAAAACCGCGGCTGGAGTCAGCAAAAATACATTCGATGATTTAACCTACGTAAGCAAGAGCACTTTTGGAGACTTGACGAAAAGTGCCAAAGAGGTTGCTGCGAAGAAAGGTTTACTCAAG GGCCTTGGCGATACGCAGCATTCACCCCCATCGCCTCCGGGAATGTTGCAACGAAGAGATTCGAGTAGCACGCAACTGGTCGCTTCGGATAACCGCGGAGGGCGCCGGGAAATCGGACGTGATTTTTTCAGCAATATTAGTAGTGATTTAAATGGCATCGCTACGCAAACGAGCAACATGTTTAGCGATCTGTTTG GTAGTAAAAGTAGTTCTAGTCGAAATACCGGCTTCCCTCAGTCCCAAAAGGCGGATAAGAAGACACCATTACTCGGACCTTTCCCTAAAA GTAAGACAGGATTGGTCGAACGCTCGTCATTGATAAAACACTCGACGAATAAAGCCAATCAGGAAGATATTCAGAGGATGCAGAACGCAGAGAGATCTAGTACAAATAGTGACAATCAAGCTTTCCTGACGGAT GTGGTGAATCAGGTGATAGCCGGCGAAGGCGTTGGTTGGCTAAAACTGAATAGGCTGAAGAAACTAATGGAGGATGAGAGCTATCGAGATCTGGTGGTGACGAAACTGAATAAGGGTCTTCATAAGAAGATTAGTCCTGACGATCATATCGACGATGTG TGTATCTCGAAACCAGTTTACAAGGGAATGCTAAAGTGCCTTCAAGCAGTGGCTCACGGTCTTGGACACACTTACAATAACTTCGGTTTAGGTGGAATGGCGTCAGTCTTCCAGCTGTTGGAGATTGCACACACTCATTATTGGAGTAAGGATCTTTCAGAGAGTGGTTTCGATAGTTCACTAATGTCTCAA GCATCTAGCCCATTTGGCAGCAGGGAAAATTTGAAGTCTCCACAGTCTCCTGTACAGCCCGAATTTTCGAAGTCAG ATACGTCTCAACTTCATTTGGATATGTCACACGGCCACGCACCACCGGCCAACGAAGGGAGCCAATCGACGACGGACACGTTCTTCGATGTGTTCACGAAAAAGGGAAAGTTCCTCAGCAGGCTAACGTCCTTCGACTCTGAG AGTGGGCGGGGAGGTGGAACAGGAAGCAGCGAAGCTTTATCCACAGACGGAGGTAGCATAATCACTAATCCTGCTTTTCGGCAAGCGCACCAGGCGTCTTTCCGAAGCACTGTCTCTGATAGCGAGGTCGAACAAGGCAAT TTTTCAAGACAACCGAAGCAACGAACGGGAAGTGTTTGGTCGAGCAAGTCTTCCTTGAGCACCGGTTTCCGGTACCATGGAGGAAGCTTGGTACCAACCATGGCTGCTCCTAGTCCAGAAGCTGCAAGAACTTATTTATTCGAAG GTTTACTGGGTAAAGAAAGATCGTCGCTTTGGGACCAGATGCAATTTTGGGAGGATGCCTTTTTGGACGCAGTGTCTCAAGAGAGAGACATGATCGGCATGGATCAAGGTCCTAGAGAAATGATGGAAAG GTATAAGAATTTGAGCGAGAGCGAAAAGAAACGACTGGAGCATGACGAGGATAGACTGCTGTGCACCCTGTTGCACAATTTGACGGCGATTTTAGTGATGCTGAACGTGAATAAGGACGAAGTGAAACGGAAAGTAAGGAGGCTATTGGGAAAGAGTCATATTGGTCTGATCTACAGTCAGGAGCTCAATCAACTTCTCGACCAAATACACAATCTC TATGGGAACGATATAGATTTGAAGCCTCTGACATCCAGACAAATGCATCGTCAATCTTTCACCGTGCACGCTGGAGTCGATGCAGAAGGTGATCTACGATTTCTCGAGGTACGCCACGATGGACTTGTCCTGAGATCTGTGAACGGCGTGATCGTGGAGCGATGGTGGTATGAGCGTTTGGTGAATATGACTTACAGTCCGAAGAACAAAGTATTGTGCCTTTGGCAGCGAAATGGCGGGCAAACTCAGCTGCATAAGTATTATACTAAAAAG TGCAAGGACCTATACTACTGCATAAAGGATGCAATGGAAAAGGCAGCAGCCCGCGGCCATGGAATGAACTTGGATATCGAACTCGGCGGCGAGTTTCCAGTTCAGGACATGCGCACCGGCGAGGGTGGGCTTCTTCAGGTTTGCATGGAGGGCGTGGGTCTCCTCTTCGCGAATAGCAAG
- the Rab3-GEF gene encoding rab3 GDP-GTP exchange factor isoform X7 — MDIQKKHLCPRLVDYLAIVGARLPSVSRQPVQVPELLRRYPVEDHKDFPLPLDMVYFCQPEGCTSVGPKRTALREATSFTFTLTDKDSGRTRYGICVNFYRPIERAGAAVGSGVSVKRDKYNTTFRRESWRKSMEKSTDSAFSSDYRSSAVGPSDSEKDCPSSRRDSDTSHIPSAPRLGITAPSGDSESGGSHSPSPRASRRRQRIRNHSLTSLCIISHHPFFSMFRECLFILKKIIDACNESSSPQKVGASRQTNRDTVWSVLTGQTLEGTPSIVLHDVREIETWILRLLSSPVPVPEKTRVEVEIVSQSMQPPLCFALPDHTRFSLVDFPLHLPLELLGVDICLKVLTLILLEHKIVLQSRDYNALSMSVMAFVTMIYPLEYMFPAIPLLPTCMSCAEQLLLAPTPFVIGIPATFLLFKTNFKMPDDIWLVDLDSNKINAPTGLGDQLPPLPEPEGTVLKNHLKQAMQLMDQTGSGAMASMSVPQTLSQDTSPRTSLQAPSRRESLTSHLSTLSVSSMKHRPSVDHHPSPASSPGASAASGHRRSSISQSAGSSSPQKPFSSQTMQSFNPFIYGNDVDSVDVATRVAMVRFFNSQNLLANFTEHTRTLRLYPRPVVAFQINSFLRSRPRTSHFLNKFARTQAVEFLAEWSLTPSNVAFLRVQTGVFDPAQIGDKPKWYASNLEPIYFPVWDNGSSLANALKAMKEHESQPTDESGSDSEGAESTSSSYSSLSDFVSEMVSSDLSPSYNCSHAAQPQPMSLSVDPKNVYDPPSSLRYPGVDEESTVRPESPLSTSSSHSDLSSPSFNRDSEFELNPKVQEGSQSTNDKEEGGSFESDSASTITPRTILSAQSSVGQFGVGKGRSLATPSIGDTERPATSHRTSRVSRYVVPIQPSAASLQRHPSVGNVLARTSSFGAGPFSRQTSSNSSNESESSMVSRQLSVSTSGQKQAEGLPRQASSVTGNGVLRQGSQGSLLEQIASQAKDLVRETKRQSSQDGILAQMDKLKHQAKEKITEAGEDSLFAPLEQLTQQTKKAMGEATKSVQEASKSALEASKTAAGVSKNTFDDLTYVSKSTFGDLTKSAKEVAAKKGLLKGLGDTQHSPPSPPGMLQRRDSSSTQLVASDNRGGRREIGRDFFSNISSDLNGIATQTSNMFSDLFGSKSSSSRNTGFPQSQKADKKTPLLGPFPKSKTGLVERSSLIKHSTNKANQEDIQRMQNAERSSTNSDNQAFLTDVVNQVIAGEGVGWLKLNRLKKLMEDESYRDLVVTKLNKGLHKKISPDDHIDDVCISKPVYKGMLKCLQAVAHGLGHTYNNFGLGGMASVFQLLEIAHTHYWSKDLSESGFDSSLMSQASSPFGSRENLKSPQSPVQPEFSKSDTSQLHLDMSHGHAPPANEGSQSTTDTFFDVFTKKGKFLSRLTSFDSESGRGGGTGSSEALSTDGGSIITNPAFRQAHQASFRSTVSDSEVEQGNFSRQPKQRTGSVWSSKSSLSTGFRYHGGSLVPTMAAPSPEAARTYLFEGLLGKERSSLWDQMQFWEDAFLDAVSQERDMIGMDQGPREMMERYKNLSESEKKRLEHDEDRLLCTLLHNLTAILVMLNVNKDEVKRKVRRLLGKSHIGLIYSQELNQLLDQIHNLYGNDIDLKPLTSRQMHRQSFTVHAGVDAEGDLRFLEVRHDGLVLRSVNGVIVERWWYERLVNMTYSPKNKVLCLWQRNGGQTQLHKYYTKKCKDLYYCIKDAMEKAAARGHGMNLDIELGGEFPVQDMRTGEGGLLQVCMEGVGLLFANSKFFVRLDHIRKCFTQKDGIFVLEEFNPKTRQVIQRKYKSQMTNELCHCIHRVFSVAFTLYELSSEVQADPENDNA, encoded by the exons ATGGATATACAGAAGAAGCACTTGTGCCCCCGCTTGGTGGATTATCTCGCCATTGTGGGGGCCAGACTGCCCTCAGTCTCTCGCCAGCCTGTGCAG GTTCCAGAGTTGCTGCGACGATATCCAGTGGAAGATCACAAAGATTTTCCATTGCCGCTGGACATGGTTTATTTCTGTCAACCCGAGGGTTGCACCAGCGTGGGCCCAAAACGCACAGCCTTACGAGAAGCCACATCCTTCACTTTCACCCTCACGGACAAAGACTCCG GGAGAACTCGCTATGGTATCTGCGTGAATTTTTATCGACCAATAGAAAGGGCGGGAGCTGCGGTCGGGAGTGGAGTGTCGGTGAAAAGGGACAAGTACAATACGACGTTTCGAAGAGAGAGTTGGAGGAAAAGCATGGAAAAGAGCACGGATTCTGCCTTTTCTAG CGACTATAGGAGCAGTGCAGTGGGCCCTAGCGACTCAGAAAAAGATTGCCCGAGCAGCAGAAGGGACTCTGACACTTCGCATATACCGAGTGCACCGAGATTAGGTATCACTGCACCGAGTGGAGATAGTGAAAGTGGAGGAAGCCATTCACCGTCTCCACGAGCTTCACGCAGACGACAG AGGATACGAAATCATTCGCTGACGTCGTTATGTATCATTTCCCATCATCCGTTCTTTTCGATGTTCCGGGAATGCCTTTTCATTTTGAAGAAGATCATCGATGCGTGTAACGAGAGTTCCTCGCCGCAGAAAGTCGGTGCTTCCCGGCAGACCAACAG AGACACCGTGTGGAGCGTTTTAACGGGACAAACACTGGAAGGAACACCATCGATAGTGCTACACGATGTCCGAGAGATCGAGACGTGGATATTGCGATTGTTAAGCAGCCCTGTACCTGTTCCGGAAAAGACACGCGTCGAGGTCGAGATCGTGTCGCAAAGTATGCAGCCACCACTCTGTTTTGCACTCCCAGACCACACTAGATTTTCTCTCGTTGATTTCCCTCTGCATCTACCCCTGGAACTTCTTGGCGTTGACATATGCTTGAAGGTCCTCACGTTGATTCTCTTGGAGCACAAG ATCGTGTTGCAATCCCGCGACTACAATGCCCTGTCGATGTCCGTAATGGCGTTCGTAACGATGATTTATCCTCTGGAGTATATGTTCCCCGCGATACCATTGTTACCCACGTGCATGAGCTGCGCGGAACAGTTGTTGCTTGCACCTACACCATTTGTTATCGGAATACCCGCTACTTTTTTATTGTTCAAAACGAACTTTAAAATGCCCGATGACATTTGGCTAGTGGATCTAGACAGCAATAAAATAAACGCACCTACTGGTCTGGGTGATCAATTGCCCCCATTACCCGAACCAGAAGGCACCGTACTAAAGAACCACTTGAAACAG GCAATGCAACTGATGGACCAAACCGGCTCTGgt GCAATGGCTAGTATGTCAGTTCCGCAAACACTTTCGCAAGACACTTCTCCGAGGACTTCTCTGCAAGCCCCAAGTAGAAGGGAGAGCCTAACTTCTCATTTGTCCACTTTAAG TGTGTCGTCAATGAAGCACAGACCTAGCGTCGACCATCATCCGAGTCCAGCGAGTTCTCCAGGAGCCAGCGCGGCTTCCGGTCATCGTCGCTCCTCCATATCTCAGTCGGCGGGTTCTTCGTCACCTCAAAAACCATTCTCTTCCCAAACCATGCAATCTTTCAACCCATTCATTTATGGAAACGACGTGGACTCTGTAGACGTGGCTACGAGAGTGGCCATGGTGCGTTTCTTCAACTCTCAGAACCTTCTGGCGAACTTCACCGAGCATACGAGGACACTCAGGCTATATCCGAGGCCTGTAGTCGCCTTTCAGATCAATTCTTTTCTCCGATCAAGGCCACGGACCAGTCATTTCTTGAATAAGTTCGCTAGAACTCAGGCGGTGGAATTTTTGGCTGAATGGTCGCTCACTCCGAGCAACGTGGCGTTCTTGAGAGTGCAAACAGGGGTGTTTGACCCAGCTCAAATCGGAGACAAGCCAAAGTGGTACGCCTCGAATTTAGAACCTATTTATTTCCCTGTTTGGGACAACGGTAGCTCGTTGGCGAACGCTTTGAAGGCAATGAAGGAACACGAGAGTCAACCGACTGACGAAAGCGGGTCTGACTCGGAAGGTGCTGAGAGTACGAGTTCCTCTTATTCGTCGCTGAGCGATTTTGTATCCGAGATGGTGTCGTCCGACTTGTCTCCAA GTTACAATTGTTCACACGCGGCGCAGCCTCAACCAATGTCCCTGTCCGTGGACCCAAAGAACGTTTACGATCCACCCAGTTCATTGCGATATCCTGGAGTGGACGAAGAATCGACAGTGAGGCCAGAAAGTCCTTTGAGCACTTCCTCCAGTCACAGTGATCTAAGTAGTCCTAGTTTCAACAGGGACTCCGAGTTCGAGTTAAACCCCAAAGTTCAAGAAGGTTCACAGTCAACCAAT GATAAAGAGGAGGGTGGTAGCTTTGAGTCAGACTCAGCGTCCACGATAACACCACGCACAATCCTGAGCGCACAAAGTTCAGTAGGACAGTTTGGAGTAGGGAAGGGGCGTTCTTTAGCGACTCCGAGCATCGGCGACACCGAACGTCCTGCCACATCCCACAGGACTTCTCGCGTCAGTAGATATGTCGTTCCT ATTCAACCAAGTGCGGCAAGTCTGCAGCGTCACCCAAGTGTGGGTAACGTTTTAGCAAGGACGTCGAGCTTTGGAGCAGGACCATTTTCCCGACAGACGAGTAGTAACAGTAGCAACGAAAGTGAATCGTCGATGGTTTCTCGACAATTATCTGTGAGTACTAGTGGACAGAAGCAGGCCGAAGGTTTACCAAGACAAGCTTCCAGTGTGACTGGAAATGGTGTGTTAAGACAAGGTTCTCAAGGATCGTTGTTAGAACAAATAGCGAGCCAGGCGAAGGATTTGGTCCGTGAAACTAAGAGACAGAGCAGCCAGGATGGAATTCTTGCTCAGATGGATAAG TTGAAACATCAGGCGAAGGAGAAGATTACAGAGGCCGGTGAAGATAGTCTCTTCGCGCCATTGGAACAA TTGACGCAACAGACGAAGAAAGCCATGGGGGAGGCAACAAAATCTGTTCAAGAAGCTTCGAAGAGCGCTTTGGAAGCTAGTAAAACCGCGGCTGGAGTCAGCAAAAATACATTCGATGATTTAACCTACGTAAGCAAGAGCACTTTTGGAGACTTGACGAAAAGTGCCAAAGAGGTTGCTGCGAAGAAAGGTTTACTCAAG GGCCTTGGCGATACGCAGCATTCACCCCCATCGCCTCCGGGAATGTTGCAACGAAGAGATTCGAGTAGCACGCAACTGGTCGCTTCGGATAACCGCGGAGGGCGCCGGGAAATCGGACGTGATTTTTTCAGCAATATTAGTAGTGATTTAAATGGCATCGCTACGCAAACGAGCAACATGTTTAGCGATCTGTTTG GTAGTAAAAGTAGTTCTAGTCGAAATACCGGCTTCCCTCAGTCCCAAAAGGCGGATAAGAAGACACCATTACTCGGACCTTTCCCTAAAA GTAAGACAGGATTGGTCGAACGCTCGTCATTGATAAAACACTCGACGAATAAAGCCAATCAGGAAGATATTCAGAGGATGCAGAACGCAGAGAGATCTAGTACAAATAGTGACAATCAAGCTTTCCTGACGGAT GTGGTGAATCAGGTGATAGCCGGCGAAGGCGTTGGTTGGCTAAAACTGAATAGGCTGAAGAAACTAATGGAGGATGAGAGCTATCGAGATCTGGTGGTGACGAAACTGAATAAGGGTCTTCATAAGAAGATTAGTCCTGACGATCATATCGACGATGTG TGTATCTCGAAACCAGTTTACAAGGGAATGCTAAAGTGCCTTCAAGCAGTGGCTCACGGTCTTGGACACACTTACAATAACTTCGGTTTAGGTGGAATGGCGTCAGTCTTCCAGCTGTTGGAGATTGCACACACTCATTATTGGAGTAAGGATCTTTCAGAGAGTGGTTTCGATAGTTCACTAATGTCTCAA GCATCTAGCCCATTTGGCAGCAGGGAAAATTTGAAGTCTCCACAGTCTCCTGTACAGCCCGAATTTTCGAAGTCAG ATACGTCTCAACTTCATTTGGATATGTCACACGGCCACGCACCACCGGCCAACGAAGGGAGCCAATCGACGACGGACACGTTCTTCGATGTGTTCACGAAAAAGGGAAAGTTCCTCAGCAGGCTAACGTCCTTCGACTCTGAG AGTGGGCGGGGAGGTGGAACAGGAAGCAGCGAAGCTTTATCCACAGACGGAGGTAGCATAATCACTAATCCTGCTTTTCGGCAAGCGCACCAGGCGTCTTTCCGAAGCACTGTCTCTGATAGCGAGGTCGAACAAGGCAAT TTTTCAAGACAACCGAAGCAACGAACGGGAAGTGTTTGGTCGAGCAAGTCTTCCTTGAGCACCGGTTTCCGGTACCATGGAGGAAGCTTGGTACCAACCATGGCTGCTCCTAGTCCAGAAGCTGCAAGAACTTATTTATTCGAAG GTTTACTGGGTAAAGAAAGATCGTCGCTTTGGGACCAGATGCAATTTTGGGAGGATGCCTTTTTGGACGCAGTGTCTCAAGAGAGAGACATGATCGGCATGGATCAAGGTCCTAGAGAAATGATGGAAAG GTATAAGAATTTGAGCGAGAGCGAAAAGAAACGACTGGAGCATGACGAGGATAGACTGCTGTGCACCCTGTTGCACAATTTGACGGCGATTTTAGTGATGCTGAACGTGAATAAGGACGAAGTGAAACGGAAAGTAAGGAGGCTATTGGGAAAGAGTCATATTGGTCTGATCTACAGTCAGGAGCTCAATCAACTTCTCGACCAAATACACAATCTC TATGGGAACGATATAGATTTGAAGCCTCTGACATCCAGACAAATGCATCGTCAATCTTTCACCGTGCACGCTGGAGTCGATGCAGAAGGTGATCTACGATTTCTCGAGGTACGCCACGATGGACTTGTCCTGAGATCTGTGAACGGCGTGATCGTGGAGCGATGGTGGTATGAGCGTTTGGTGAATATGACTTACAGTCCGAAGAACAAAGTATTGTGCCTTTGGCAGCGAAATGGCGGGCAAACTCAGCTGCATAAGTATTATACTAAAAAG TGCAAGGACCTATACTACTGCATAAAGGATGCAATGGAAAAGGCAGCAGCCCGCGGCCATGGAATGAACTTGGATATCGAACTCGGCGGCGAGTTTCCAGTTCAGGACATGCGCACCGGCGAGGGTGGGCTTCTTCAGGTTTGCATGGAGGGCGTGGGTCTCCTCTTCGCGAATAGCAAG